From Anopheles funestus chromosome 3RL, idAnoFuneDA-416_04, whole genome shotgun sequence, a single genomic window includes:
- the LOC125771370 gene encoding lysozyme c-1 yields the protein MRPQRQMFRTASSVCVFLILFTTHSLTEGKVYEKCSLARTLDKQKISSRSLISNWVCLVMAESGGDTSKVTTLDNESASYGIFQINSKTWCREGRKGGRCNKKCEDFLNDDLTDDIECAKQIYNDSGFGAWKGWINRCKQKTLPDLSSCWN from the exons ATGCGTCCGCAACGTCAGATGTTCCGGACGGCGTCCTCTGTCtgtgtatttttaatattgtttacaACGCACAGCCTAACCGAGGGTAAGGTTTACGAAAAGTGTTCCCTTGCAAGAACGTTGGATAAACAGAAGATTTCTTCACGCTCACTCATCTCCAACT GGGTCTGCCTGGTAATGGCCGAGAGTGGAGGTGACACCAGCAAAGTGACAACACTGGATAATGAGTCCGCTAGCTACGGTATCTTCCAG ATTAACAGCAAAACCTGGTGCCGGGAAGGACGAAAAGGTGGTCGTTGCAATAAGAAGTGTGAAG ATTTCCTGAACGACGATCTTACCGACGACATTGAGTGTGCCAAGCAGATCTACAACGATAGTGGTTTCGGTGCTTGGAAAGGATGGATTAATCGCTGCAAGCAGAAGACACTACCGGATTTGTCATCGTGCTGGAATTAG